Part of the Melopsittacus undulatus isolate bMelUnd1 unplaced genomic scaffold, bMelUnd1.mat.Z mat_scaffold_677_arrow_ctg1, whole genome shotgun sequence genome, AGGACCATTCAAGGAATTGCCACCCCAGGAAAGGGAACTTTTCAGTCTAACAAGAAGTTGCACAGAAGACATCTGCTTTGGCAGTGAAAAACTGAAGGCTTCAAGAACGGAAAAACCGCTACCCCAAAACTGCCAAAACCGAACAGCCTTTTGTCCAAACCCAGAACTTCTTTAGCCAAAAAATACTGAGAATTTTGGTCTCATTTTTGCTAGaactcaaaaaaaaagtctgcacTAATTTGTATTACTTGCTTTTATTTAGCTGGTTTCAATCAAAGCCCAAAATCTTCTGCACAAACCAATTCAAAGCAGCTCTCCTGTTATAGAAACTGCAGCATCTTCTGGTGTATTGTTCAGATTAACATGAAGGGGTCTAAACACACTGAAGGGGTGAAACTGAGCAAAGGAAACACTTGCTGCAAACTCTTCAGTGCTTTAACATTTGTCCTTGACCTTTTAACACAGCAGtaaaggaaggaagcagaagggaCAGTTTGCTATCAGTGCTGTTTTATATTGAAGCTAATTCTCCAACGTTCGTGACCAGCACCAACACTGAACTTGTCTAAGGCTTGGCGTTGCTGTGCCACAAAGCTAGATACTCAGCAGAACCAACAGCTTGCTATTCCTTCCTGCTTCACCTTTCACACCAGACTTTCTTTCCCCCGTATCTAGATTCTAGCATATACCCCAGCTTATATCTTCCCAAGCATATACACAGCTACATCTGAACCTTACAGTGGGGCAAGACTGCAGTGTACAGTAggtcccttttcccttcccaaactGTGGTTTCCATGGACAATTATTAGTCAGTATTATTTGGGCCCCAAATCACCAGGTAAGCAGCGGCAGACATCAAAGGTGCATTTCTAGATATGGGCACCAGAAAACACACCCCCAACAGTGCAGAGTCTGTGGGACTCCAGCAGTGACCATACTCCTTATTTGCATCCTCCCTTGTGATTTCTCTCTTGCTCCCTTTGTTTCAGAATGACTCAAGCAACAACACTTACTCATCAGAGACAAAGCATTGCCTAGTCAAGCTGTGTGGCAGGATCTGGTCTCATActcagtgcttgcacagcaaAGCACTTGTAACACTCTGCTTTACACCAGAAGAACAGTGTTTCACTTGCAAAATTAAGAAATGCCAGATTTACCTTTGTATGAGCaactttcatcttttcttttctgactgAACCCTCTGATGCATGGAATGAAGCCAGGTTTGCCCTTGCCTGTGCAGCAGAGGAAAGATAACTTCATCTTACAAGAGATGCCGTACCAGGGAGATCAAAAGGGTCACAAAAAAACAGGTGAGAACCAGCACTGAGCAGGCAGGCTATGCCTATaccaataaattaaaaagcatgaaGCACATTTCTGCCTCCCACCAGGCCAAGGGGCACTGCCTGGCTCACATACAGGCTGCTAATAGCCACTGCCTCCTTAACAGTGTACCTGTGACGATGCCATCAAGTGCTTGGCCATGGGTTTGTCCTGGGGCTTATTTGCTTTCCCACTGACCCTAAGATACAACTCTTAATTCTGCCAAATAACCCAAGAACTGTCCTGAATCCCACCAGAGTGGTGTTTCTATAGCATAGGTcatggaaatgttggaacaagtccagaggaggccacgaggatgatcaggggactggagcacctcctgtatgaagacaggctgagaaagttggggctgttcagcctggagaagagaaggttgcgtggagacctcatagcagccttccagtatctgaagggggttacagggatgctggggagggactatttattagggactgtagtgacaggacaaggtgtaaCGGGTTCAAAcataaacaagggaagttcaggttagatataaggcagacGTTCTTACagttaggatggtgaggcactggaatgggttgccaaaggaagctgtgaatggtccatccctggcggtgttcagggccaggttggacagagccttgggtaacatggtttagtgtgaggtgtccctgcccatggcagggggtatggaactagatgatcttttggtgctttccaacccaaaccattctatgattctttgattttgTGTAGCACTGAGATTTTCCTGAGCCaggttttgctttacttttccctctttcaggTAAATGTGCGTAAGTAACTTAATTTATAAAAAGGTATAAACGTAAACAGGCTTAGATCCCCATTATCCCTTCGTAATTTCTTTGGTCAGGCTTGTCACACCACTGCTTAGTCTTAGAGAACATGAGTTTCTTGTGCATGCTCCTCATATTCTGGTTCTCCTCTTTGATAGGCTTCTGTCTTTGAGCAGCCAGGTGGAGTCTTGAATATCTCTTACTCACAAAGAATTTATTGAGGAACCTTGCTCTGTGTACAGTTCTTGTTATAGCACCCTGTTGTTGCTGACACCAGGCTACAGCAAAGGTGTGAAACTATTTACCATTTATTAACAGACCCCAGCAGAacttattttcctgtttgcatACAATGTGTGTCTTGCCCTCTGACTTTCCTATTGCATCAGAGCTGTCAGTGAAATGTGGAGCAAACTATGTGTTATAAGGTTCATGGTCCAGCCACATCACAACACAAATGACATTCCCACACAGGCTCATGCTCTTCAGAATGCAAAACTGACAATAGCAACCTGTTTTAAATCTCTAAAGTTATAAGTATTAGAGACCTTATaagaaaccttaaaaaaacttaattttcagCACCACAAGCAATGCTTCCTGCATGACCTCAAAGCAATAGAAATGGAGCAGGGAGTTGCTCAGAGGTTACTCAGCAAAGGAGTATTTACAAGACTTACCTCTACTTAGCCTAAGCTACTCAGTAGCCCTTTTGATTAAGTAAAACTATTGTGTGGGACAGAGTTGCAGAGTTAAGTTAATTAAAAGCACCACCCATTCCAGCCGACTTTACGTATTTGGCACATCCAGCATACATGGTAAAATGTGCGAATCCCAAGTGTGACCCAGTACATATGTCAAACCCCAAACGGGTCCTCAGTGCAAAGGTCTGTAAGTatctttgtgggttttgtgaGACTTTACAACCTCATTATTCCAGTATAAAACCTAAATGAAATGCTCTGCGAGCCAGTAGTATTAATAAAGTACCTTCAGGTCAAGTGAAAACTCTCTGTTGACCTAGCAAGATGACTATGCCGTGTATGATCGTGGATAAGTAACAGCATTGCCTCTTTGCCAGTGCCTGTCTGTACTCTGGGGCTTTGATTTATCAAGAGCAGGGGATGAAAAGTACTCTCATAGGGTCAGTCCGTTACCTTCCTGGACTGGATCTCTGGGTGCTCCTGAAGCACAGctgggaaacaaagaaaactgcaagTCCTTGCAAGAGTCCCTCCAAAGCACAGGGCTGTCACTGGCGTCTGCATGTGCTGGTGTTTCCCCAGATACAACTACTCTGTGAAATGTGGGATACAGACAAAAGCCAGAGTAGACACCACCTCCCCAAAATAAGTCAGAAAGGTAGATAtattgtccctgcccatggcagggggcttggaactagatgatcgtaaggtcctttccaaccctaactcttctatgattctatatagttCAGAAGCTAGTGAGACGCCTTCTGGGGGCAACTGGGAGTAATAGGAGACCCACTGCTGAtttgccagcagagctggacaGGATATTTTGTCCAGAGTACCCttggaaaggagggagggaaaggctgCCTTctctggcagctgctgggaagagccctgCCCTTACTGCAAGGCAGGATGCAGAGCCCAGAGAACAGGAAGCTGGGTGTATGGCCAGAGGGGTTGTCCTCAGTCCCTTTGAGCTGTATTCTGCTGGCCTCTCTGCTCAGCTATGCACTGCACATTGATGTGATCTGCCTGAGGAAGGGCTCCACTGTTCATCACCTTGCAGAGCCAGCAGGAGGCCAGGCagtgcagcatctctgagtCAAGCCCCCCTCCTGCAAGAAGCAGCTCCAGTGAAGATGGGGCACCTGTGAGCCAGGATGGCCCCAGGCCCTTTGTGCACTGCTCAGGAAAGGAGGGCAGGCAAGCCTTGCAGACAAGCCTGCTTCACTCCTTCTCAATGCCAGCGGGAGAGCTTTCCCGGGGCTGTGATTCTGCTCTCCCAGTGACCCTGCGCTGCAGAAGCTGGAGCTGGACCACTGGGGCTTCTTCAAGCCCCATTCTCCTGTCCCGCCCTTTGCAGCCCAGCCCACGAGTATCTTTTTCCTAAGGGAGAAATGTCCCTTCCCCTCTAGTGGTGCAAGCTATGGAAGCATCGTTGGAAGAATGTTTGCAAGGAACATACTCAAGTCCAACTGCACACAtccttgtttttttatttttcatgaagtAGCTCTAGGGTCTACAGTTGTTGTTGTTCCTCGCCATCTTCCCATGAACCTGTACTCGGTACACACATGTGTACTCTGGATTTCCCCAGTTGCTCTGCACCTGGAATTTGATGTAAGAAAACGGCCCGGGAAGCTCCTTCTGTAAAGAAATGAGAGGAGCCATCATTACACTGGTGGCCAGAGCCACAGCACATCACTGGGGCTTCTGACAAAGGAGGAAGCAAGGGCAACCACATGTCCCCTTGCAAGGGCCACGGAGGAGCCCTCTGTGCTTGGAAAGGAAAGGCTTGGCCCTGAAGGCTTGCTGAGCAGAGCATTGCGAACCAGAGGAGCTCTGCTGCCTTGGCAGCCACAGGATGTGAGGGTCCCACCGAAGGCAAGATGTCTGCCATCCTCACTCCCACCATCTGCCCTATTGGGACTGTTTCCCTTCCTGGTCCCCTTCCCATTCCTGctttctctgtgctgcctgAAGTAAAAGGAAAGCCCTTAAGGTGGAGCAGCTGCATCCAGCAGCATAGCAAAGCCCCATTTGCTCTCCTCTTGCCATCCTCCCCACAGGAGCGAGGAGCATGGAAGACCAGGGGCTGGCTGGGGTGATACTCTGCACTCTTTCCTCCGGGGACTTGCAGACAACCCTGCCTTCTTCCCAGGCATTCTTTTGCAGACAGCTTTTGCAGTACCTGCACATGGAATGTCTGAGCGATCTCCTTGTGCACGTCGTAGGTAAATGTTCCCAAGAGAGTTTCTGCCTTTGCCTCGTCCACTCCCTCGAAGACAAGAGACAGAGGGAGTGGGTCAGGCTCCATGAGGGCACCAGGAAAAGAGCATGCTGAGGCTGAGCCCAGGAACACTTCCCCACCTCCCTGGGCTCTAGCAGTAGTCTAGCACAGCTTAGGGTAATTCTAGGTCAGGGTGCTTTAAGCACATGCTCCAGGATGCTTGGGCCTGAAGCAGAGAAGCCCCCAGAGGCACAGAACTCCCACATACCCATAGGGGATGgggtgctctgcagcagccagccccagaCAGATGTCTGAGAGGAGCTGCCACAAGAAGCACATTTCAGGTGTGGCTTTTCCCTTGGGCCACCCCCCCGAGAAGCACAAGGCAAAGACTTACAAAGACAGTAAACTCTCGGGGTGCACTGCTGACCTCCCCAGAGGGAGACACTGCCGCGGAGATATGCCAGACGGTGAAAGCTGTTGGCCAGACGTGCGCAGGCAGCCGGATGACCACATGGGCCTGAGATCCCTGGAAAGGCCAGCAGTTGCCAGGGGTAATACTGGGCTGAAATGAGAAAGACATGACCATCAGCAGGAAAGGCTGTGCACTTGGTCTGCCAACCTGAAAGCAAAGAGCTGAACCACAGGTCAAGCATTCCCTTGTCATACCTGCAAGATTGTTGATGGAGGGTTTGCAAAAAAGAAGGTGAACAGAGAACGCATCCAGGTGATCATGTCTTTCCCACCATAACTCTTGGATGTCCTCTCTTCATCGATGGTGGCACCTGACATGAAGGTGGACAGAAGTTACTAAGGCAGCCCAGAGATtaggaggagcagcagtgcatTACCATGTATTTCTCAGGCTTGAAAGCAGAGCTTAGCAGAGCTCAGGGCAGTGCCATATATAGAGGGATGTTGGGGATACTACATACCTGTGGACTCCAGAGCCCAGTCAGGCATCAGGACATAGTTCTCAAGCACCTTCTTAACTGCCACCTCTGTCAACTGCAGAATTTCCTGGGGAAAAGAGTGGGACTGATAAGATGGCAGTGAACACAAAGACACATGGGACAGTTCTGCATGAACACCGAGTCCTGGCACAGAGCCGAGGAGCATCTCTGTGTCAGAAAGCCCTAGGCAAGAGCTGTCGGAAAAGGTGATGACTTTGCGAGTGCCAAGAGGAAGCAACAGGATGGTGCCCAGAAAGACAGCAAGGTCTGTGATCCAGCCCCAGCACCTTTACCTGCGTTTGCTCCTCTTGGACAGCATGGTCTTCGAGGACATCTCTCACAATCTGTAGTACATTCCTCCTAGCAGCATACACCTGAACCGCTTTCTGATTGAAGTCCTGCATCTCCTGCTTCACCGAGGCCTGTGAACTgctggaagcaaaggaaaagcaggtcTTGACAAGCAGCTGCCAGCCCCTGTGGGCAGGCTCCAAACACCATGCAGAGAAGGGTGCTATGGGCTTGGGtcaccccacatcccccagCTCTGTTCTTTCCTCCAGCTTACAGATGGCTCCCTCCCACCACCAAGAGGGAAGATCAAGATCCCTGGACACAAGGCAAGGGCAGGCAGCACGAAGCCGGCTGAAACAGCTCCACAGAGTGTGTCCCTTTGGAAGAAAGCGGTCTTACCCCAGTAGTTCCTGCTCAGCTCCACGAGGCCAGGACATCTCCTGCAAAATTAACATACCCCACAGGCATGAGGATCACTGCCAGGGCTTCCCAAAGGAGACTACCCTAGGTAGAGCTGGAAGAACATCCCGCTGCTTTGAGTCACTTTGGAGAGACCCTGACCCAAAGGTTGGGTTCCCTAACCAGCCACGTTCAGCAGAGGAGCTTTTGGgtctccatctgaaccccccagcctTCCAAGAGGCATGCAAGCAGCAAAGGCACCTTCTGGCAAAGTGCTGCCTTCTTCAGCCTGCCGCCCTGTGGAGGTCACTGGGGAGCTACCCTGTGCTGAACCCCATCAAGCCACTAAGGAGACTGGAGGATGAGAACAGGTGccctcccccagcaccacccCAGTGCTGATGGGCATTTCTGACCAGGTGCCCAATGTTCtcagggaaggcaggagggcagagccaaggcctttgcAAATGCTGACTTCCCCACAGCAAGAGGCACTTACCCCCAGCGCATCCTTGAGCCAGGTCACTGCGCCACACAAGTAGCCAAGAGCTGTAAGTCACATTGTCAAGAGATGATTATTTTCCTCAGGAGCTGGTCCCTCTTCCCAGAACTGAGAGAACCATTTTTGGTCAGGGATACTCACTCAACaggatgggaagcagcaggaaaaggagcctCAGGCCCCCTATGTTCTTCCGGTAGGTGTTTAGCTGCCTAAAAGAGAAGGAACACTGCTGTTGCCAAAGCCCAGGGTTGGGACACCTATTTGACAGGGATCCATTCAGGAGCTCTCTGGGCTACTATGTTCCATGTgtgcccagcacagctgcaagGCTGAGGGCCCAAGACCTGCAGGTCACTGAGAAGGTCTGGGACACAAAGACCTCTGGGCCTGACACAAGGACAACAGCCTGGCCCTGCTTGGCTCTCCCCAGAGAAGGGTCAGGGCTGTGTCCCTGGAATGGggttgctgtgctgcagagcagtggtGTAGAGAGACCCCATGCTctggggttgctgctgctgccgggaaGCCAGGCAGCACACAAGGCTTCTGGCATGATCCCTCCATGCTCTCTGGGCCCCCTTGCTCCCAGCTGCCCAACCTGTCTGGCATCTCTGCAGACTCAGCAAACTCTTCAACCACAGGGAAAAGCTCTCTCTCCTCACGAGATCCAAGCACCTCTTCCCTATGCGATACTAGCCGCTGAAAGCACTGCTTCGCACTGCTGCCCACTTCTGCAGCTTGGGGCACTGATAGAACGCCAGCTTGATGACGTCACAAGGGAAAACTGCTGATGCCCATGACAACCTCTGGGGGACTGCCCTGGACGCCTGGGACAAACAAACCCTGTGGGCCACTGGGAGTAACTGAGCCCTGAGGCTAAGACAGACCCCTGCTGGGGGTATCTTGGAACCCCTTAGGGAAACCCAGAACAATTCTGTGAACCACTGGGAACCCTCAAAGGCAACTGAGAACCCTTCTGGGGCAACTGAGGCTTTTCAGAACCCATGAGGGAAACTTGGAACCCTGCTGGGGGTaactgggataaactgggaACCCCTCAAGAGCCTTTGGGATGTTCCTGGGGGGAAATGGGAGTACCTGAGAACCCCAAAAGGCTACCAAAACCACGTCTGGGGGTaactgggataaactgggaACCCCTCAAGAGCCTTTGGGATGTTCCTGGGGGCAAATGGGAGTAACTGAGAACCCCAAACAGCTACCAAAAACATTTCTGGGGGTaactgggataaactgggaACGCCTCAAGAACCTTTGGGATGTTCCTGGGGGCAAATGGGAGTAACTGAGAACCACCAAGAAGCTACCAAAAACCATTCTGGGGGTAACTGGGAACCCCTGAGCACAAAAAGAACTGTGCTGGGGGTTAACTGGAAACCCCAAGGACAACCCCATGCCCATCAGGGAACCCCTCAAGAACCTGTAGTAGTCCCTGGACTACCACAGTAACTGGGGTAAGTGGGATGTCCAAAAGGCAGCTGAGAACCCTTATAGGGGTAACTATGAGTAACTGGGAACTCCCATGCTCTGAAGAGCCTGATCTGGGACAGTACATGAACTACATCAAGGAAAGCCCTTCTCAGCTGCTTCATAAGGGCATTATCACTGTAGAGACTCTCATGGAATCTCTGTTTATCTGTGTTTCAGTCTGACTTTGCATGTCAGatgaagatgttttttttttactcctgaAGCCATGAACTCCTGTTTTCCTCACCCACACACCTGCCTCAGTCCTGAGTCTGGATAAAACTTGCTTTGCTGCCTGACTTTTTCCAGTGCATTTGCACCTGTCTTACACAGGAGGTGTTTGTCTTGCATAGGAGGGCATACTGGTGACTGTAGTAtctgcctggcagcaggaaCTCCTTTTCAGTAGCTGAAACAACGCCATAGCTGTACACCAGACTTGCCAGGAGCTGTTTCACTAGTGACTTCTGCATGGTCAAACCGAAGACCAAGGGACCCTGCTTTGTACCTGAGGCTGAAAGCACATTTACTCATCACTTTGAGCAGCTGCTAAGCCAGAACAAGAAGTTCTTTCCTAGCCAcacaataaatacatattttttagcagcaacaaaaccagatttcaacaaatgtcttttaaaaacagatagCATTTCACATCCCTCTTTGATATTTAGCAGAGGTAAAAACTACTGGGCTTGCAACCCTGTTAGTGTGGGGACCCTAAATGTTGTGACCACACCTGTCAATGAAGGGTTGCATAAcagtataaagaaaataaatgtcatgCAGAAATATCATTAACCAAAGgagcctttttttttggcacaggAACATTCAGAACcgtaacagtgctgcaaatGAGGCTGTCCATGGAGGCCATTCATTCTAGGGTTACATTCACCACCTACCCCTTTCCTTTGAGCCATCAGAGGCCAGACATATTCACCTTCCCATCATGCTGCAAAGCCCATCTCCCCTTTTGCTGGGTGCTAAGTGAGAATCAAGGTGTAAAGGCTGCTGCGTGGGACACTGGGACTCTTGACCTGTTGTTATCTGCAGGACTTGTGTTAGTCAGAGATGACAGAGTGTGGGAAGCAGGTCTGCTATCACAGCCCTGCACTGAAAACCAGAGGAACTGCTGCAAAGTCTGGAGTAGCATGGAAGACTGAAACCATACTATTTGAGGACAGACTCTCACAGTGTCTCATCATGTCATCTCTTGATTCTTGAGCTATTATCTTTGAAAGCCATCTAGGTAGGCATTACCTTAGGAGTAAAATATCCCTGCAGTGATAAAAGGGGGTTCAGAATCTGTCTTAAAAGCTGGCTTTTCAGCAGTGCTTTGGGATTACAATTACCCTG contains:
- the LOC106023436 gene encoding sperm-associated antigen 4 protein-like: MSWPRGAEQELLGSSQASVKQEMQDFNQKAVQVYAARRNVLQIVRDVLEDHAVQEEQTQEILQLTEVAVKKVLENYVLMPDWALESTGATIDEERTSKSYGGKDMITWMRSLFTFFFANPPSTILQPSITPGNCWPFQGSQAHVVIRLPAHVWPTAFTVWHISAAVSPSGEVSSAPREFTVFGVDEAKAETLLGTFTYDVHKEIAQTFHVQKELPGPFSYIKFQVQSNWGNPEYTCVYRVQVHGKMARNNNNCRP